The following proteins are co-located in the Paenibacillus sp. FSL H8-0079 genome:
- a CDS encoding amino acid ABC transporter permease: protein MDSSLQVIIDALPLLLEGSVVTLKLVVISLIIAMVIGLISGLMSTSLNRFLRLVATLYVDIIRGTPLLVQVYFIYFGLPVFLDMRIPAMTAGIIAISLNAGAYISEIFRAGINSISNGQHEAARSLGLTRFQTMRLVVLPQATRRMIPTFVNQFIITIKDTSLLSAIGIAELTQSGEIIISSNFRAFEIWGVVGIFYLIIIVLLSRVSRLIERRYAIR, encoded by the coding sequence ATGGACTCCTCCTTGCAAGTCATAATAGACGCACTGCCTCTTCTGTTAGAGGGTTCAGTAGTTACGTTGAAACTAGTCGTGATCTCGCTCATCATTGCGATGGTGATCGGATTGATCTCAGGTCTGATGAGCACTTCTTTGAATCGATTTTTGCGGCTGGTAGCCACACTTTACGTGGATATCATCCGTGGCACACCCCTTCTGGTGCAGGTATATTTCATCTACTTCGGACTGCCTGTGTTCCTGGATATGCGGATTCCGGCGATGACCGCAGGCATTATTGCGATTAGTCTGAATGCCGGAGCTTACATCTCGGAGATATTCCGAGCAGGGATTAATTCCATTAGCAACGGGCAACACGAGGCAGCGCGATCCCTGGGCTTGACTCGTTTCCAGACGATGAGGCTGGTCGTGTTGCCCCAAGCAACCCGGCGCATGATTCCTACCTTTGTGAACCAGTTTATTATTACGATAAAAGATACTTCGCTGTTGTCAGCAATAGGTATTGCAGAATTGACACAGAGTGGAGAAATCATCATTTCCTCTAACTTCCGAGCGTTTGAAATTTGGGGAGTGGTGGGCATATTCTACCTCATCATCATTGTTCTGTTGTCCCGAGTTTCCCGATTGATCGAGAGGAGGTATGCGATCCGATGA
- a CDS encoding transporter substrate-binding domain-containing protein, whose amino-acid sequence MKKVASIVMASVLALTLSACGAAKSGEESNAQSASGSAVEKYTFGTDATYPPFEFQKDGKYVGIDIDLMNAIAEEEGFEVEIKPMDFKGIIPAITANQLDGAIAGISITDERKKVVDFSEPYYQAGLSLIVHEDNADIQSPEDLKGKIIAIKKGTSGANLADEYAKTYGATVKYFDDSPSMYQEVANKNADATLEDFPVISYKIAIDPNAKLKIVGDRLNGDFYGIAVAKGDAELQKKINDGLKKLQENGKYDEIVGNYLGTTAK is encoded by the coding sequence ATGAAAAAGGTAGCATCCATTGTAATGGCGTCCGTTCTTGCTTTAACACTTAGTGCCTGCGGTGCAGCAAAGTCCGGTGAAGAGAGCAATGCACAATCGGCAAGTGGTTCAGCTGTTGAGAAATATACATTTGGTACCGATGCAACGTATCCCCCTTTTGAGTTTCAGAAGGACGGCAAATATGTAGGAATTGATATTGACCTTATGAACGCGATTGCGGAAGAAGAGGGCTTTGAAGTAGAGATCAAACCGATGGACTTCAAAGGCATTATTCCAGCCATCACGGCGAATCAGCTGGACGGAGCCATTGCAGGCATTAGCATTACGGACGAACGTAAAAAAGTCGTGGACTTCTCGGAACCGTATTATCAGGCCGGTCTGTCCTTAATCGTGCATGAAGATAACGCGGACATCCAAAGTCCTGAAGATTTAAAAGGAAAAATTATTGCGATTAAAAAAGGAACCTCAGGTGCCAATCTCGCAGATGAATATGCGAAAACCTACGGGGCAACCGTGAAATATTTTGATGACAGCCCATCGATGTATCAGGAAGTCGCGAACAAAAACGCAGATGCTACGCTGGAGGATTTCCCGGTCATCTCCTATAAGATTGCCATCGACCCGAACGCCAAACTCAAGATCGTTGGAGACCGATTGAACGGTGACTTCTACGGCATTGCTGTTGCCAAAGGCGATGCGGAGTTGCAGAAGAAAATCAATGATGGACTGAAGAAATTACAGGAAAACGGTAAGTATGATGAGATTGTCGGCAACTATCTGGGAACGACGGCTAAATAG
- a CDS encoding response regulator yields MTLSIMIVDDDVVSRSMLHDIIESCGIGELAGMAEGGIEGARMIMDLRPDVVLIDLLMPDQDGIETVAKLRHSGYTGKFIMISQVENKEMVGAAYQNGIEFFIHKPINRVEVEHVLSKVNEQWKYERYVLEIKQSMARLNLVEAPAPAQGRTVRDATRSILMDLGIIGESGSKDIVALMEYAIDQKRAGEWPPLKESYEAVAQTYKSTPKDVEKESKAMEQRIRRTVIAALTNMASIGLNDYSNHKFEHYAPLYFDFQDVRMKMRAMEEDQAGDKGKVNIKKFLHVFYMETIEKMNN; encoded by the coding sequence ATGACACTTTCTATCATGATCGTGGATGATGATGTGGTAAGTCGGAGCATGCTGCATGACATCATTGAATCCTGTGGAATCGGCGAGCTTGCAGGCATGGCGGAGGGCGGCATAGAAGGGGCAAGGATGATCATGGATCTGCGTCCCGATGTGGTGCTGATTGATCTGCTGATGCCGGATCAGGACGGGATCGAGACTGTTGCGAAGCTGAGGCACAGCGGATATACCGGGAAATTCATCATGATCTCTCAGGTGGAGAACAAGGAGATGGTGGGGGCGGCCTACCAGAACGGAATTGAATTCTTCATTCATAAACCGATTAATCGGGTGGAGGTGGAGCATGTGCTCAGCAAAGTGAATGAACAGTGGAAGTATGAACGTTACGTGCTGGAGATCAAGCAGTCGATGGCCCGATTGAATCTGGTGGAAGCGCCGGCCCCTGCCCAAGGTCGTACCGTGCGAGATGCGACAAGAAGCATTTTGATGGATCTGGGGATCATCGGAGAAAGTGGTAGCAAGGATATTGTGGCCCTTATGGAGTATGCGATTGATCAGAAGCGTGCCGGGGAGTGGCCGCCGCTGAAGGAGTCGTATGAAGCGGTGGCCCAGACGTACAAGTCTACGCCCAAAGACGTGGAGAAAGAGAGCAAGGCGATGGAACAACGCATTCGCAGAACGGTAATTGCCGCATTGACGAACATGGCCTCGATTGGACTCAACGATTATAGCAACCACAAGTTTGAGCATTATGCGCCCCTCTACTTTGACTTCCAGGATGTTCGAATGAAGATGAGAGCGATGGAAGAAGATCAGGCAGGCGACAAAGGCAAGGTGAATATCAAAAAGTTCCTGCATGTGTTCTACATGGAGACGATTGAAAAGATGAATAACTGA
- a CDS encoding sensor histidine kinase yields MRNWVKNENVQMTAIAFATAVGAQFKINPFREDYFRIGLGVSILLFLLMIMPHLSYVKTGILTGIANFLFQSADLINHVQTVSILESMRDNLGAGVYYVVFAYGLSKFRHRFHEMQPLLLGGLITCIDFSSNLVELLLRGMLSGTNIFYMKEWLYLLVVGGLRSYFVIGLYNSFAVRQMRLLHAEQEKRMEQMLNVNSGLYGEVFYLKKAMNTIEGITADSYDLYRDLREQDLNQYSQRTLGIAQQIHEVKKDSQRILAGLLKLYDNEKAVNMSLSEVLNFASKANRKYSEMLHKQVEIDIEQQYDCESPYYIPLLTVMNNLIANAVEAIEHDGTIRIRVYEQEDDVHFVVMDSGKGVPEAKRDVIFEPGYTTKFNEVGIAATGIGLSHVRDIVQSLKGQIKVESAPSGARGTTFRIAIPKMNLIKGADVDDTFYHDRG; encoded by the coding sequence ATGCGCAATTGGGTCAAAAATGAGAATGTGCAGATGACGGCCATTGCCTTTGCCACAGCGGTAGGGGCACAATTCAAGATTAATCCGTTCCGGGAAGACTACTTCCGAATCGGGCTGGGGGTCAGCATCCTTTTATTTCTGCTGATGATCATGCCGCACCTGTCTTATGTGAAGACAGGAATCCTGACAGGCATCGCGAATTTTCTGTTCCAGTCTGCAGATCTCATCAATCATGTACAGACCGTGTCCATCCTGGAAAGCATGCGAGACAATCTGGGGGCAGGCGTGTATTACGTGGTCTTTGCCTATGGGCTTAGCAAGTTCAGGCATCGATTCCATGAGATGCAACCTCTTCTGCTCGGCGGGTTAATCACATGTATCGATTTCTCCTCTAATCTTGTTGAGCTGCTTCTTCGCGGAATGTTAAGCGGGACCAATATCTTTTATATGAAGGAATGGTTGTATCTGCTTGTGGTGGGTGGTCTGCGAAGTTACTTTGTGATTGGGCTCTATAACAGCTTTGCGGTGAGGCAGATGCGGCTCTTGCATGCAGAGCAGGAGAAGCGGATGGAGCAGATGCTGAATGTGAACTCCGGTCTGTATGGCGAGGTATTTTACCTGAAGAAAGCGATGAACACGATTGAAGGCATTACGGCAGACAGCTATGATCTATATCGCGATCTCCGGGAGCAGGACTTGAACCAATACAGTCAGCGCACGCTGGGCATCGCTCAGCAGATTCATGAAGTGAAGAAGGATTCACAACGTATTCTGGCGGGTCTGCTGAAGCTGTATGATAATGAAAAAGCAGTCAACATGAGCCTATCTGAAGTACTGAACTTTGCCAGCAAAGCAAACCGAAAATACAGTGAGATGCTGCATAAGCAGGTCGAGATCGATATTGAGCAACAGTATGATTGTGAGTCTCCGTATTACATTCCTCTTCTCACGGTAATGAACAACCTGATTGCCAATGCGGTAGAGGCGATTGAGCATGACGGAACGATCCGAATTCGTGTATATGAGCAGGAAGATGACGTGCATTTCGTCGTAATGGATTCTGGAAAAGGCGTACCTGAAGCCAAACGGGATGTCATCTTTGAACCTGGCTATACAACGAAGTTCAACGAAGTCGGCATTGCCGCGACGGGTATTGGCTTGTCTCATGTACGTGATATCGTTCAGTCATTGAAGGGACAGATTAAGGTAGAATCGGCGCCTTCTGGAGCGAGAGGGACTACATTTCGTATAGCTATTCCCAAGATGAATCTAATAAAGGGGGCCGATGTCGATGACACTTTCTATCATGATCGTGGATGA